The genomic region GAATCTTCCCGGCGCACTTGATTCTGATGAAAAATAATCATAagaatttctttataatttaaacaatGGTGGATTTATTGTCTATAAagttgaaataattaattggcaatggttaattaaaattatttccaaacAGAATCAATTCACtcttaattataatttgaacaacaaattaaattaattatctaCAAATGGGAGTGACAGGTTCTTCCCCCGGTTTACACTGACGCGGAAGTGTCAAAAGCACCCTCGAAAATGTATGGTTTCTTGCGTGGAGGTTGcgcaacaataaaaattcttcttcCTCGACGCTCCACCAATTTCGAAGGCTAATTAGCTTACGTAAAGATGATAAGCGATAGCTCGATGAAAAAATCACCAAGTCACATTGTATAACAACAAACGTAGATTAGCGATGCGCATATGATATCAGCAACGCAGCAATGCGTGCGCATCACCTGCTCAGCAGAAGAGGGAGGTAAACAAACGCTCGGTATAAAGCAACGGCGCCGCGCGAAATAACAAACATTTGATTGTGGCGCTCAAAAGTGATACCAAAGGTGCATCGAAACCCTCTCGCTTTCGGTTTTTCCCTCGTTCGTTGGATCAGTTTGAGTGCAATGCGTCCCCCTGCGCAATACGGCGACAGCATCGCCGCCGAGGCGGAGAACGAGCCCGACCCCAGGATGGTGTCGATGATGATCTGCACGCGGCTGGCGGGCAGGGCTGTGATAAGGGTGGTAGGGCGGTGTAACGAGGCCCAAGGAAATAACAATCTCGGTGAGTAAAAACAACCGGTCAGCCTTAGCGCGGACTTAAAAGGCGACCAAAGGACAAGAACGTATCGAGATCAAAAACgcaattacaattcaatacTATTTATGGCTTAGACAGGAAAACCAAGATCGTTCGTTCGCCTTGGACATCTTCCGCGGAAGCGTTGCCCAAGCTCTTAATTGCCAGCCAGGCTAATGAACAAAAAACGAAAGTGCTCACGATATGAAAGTATAACAATTACGCGGCGCTTCTAATTACTTTCGTTTTCTCGACGGAAATGCTTGTCAATTGACTGCACTTGATTCTACCTAGCCTTGGGAACATTCGCGAAATGTTTCTTCCTCGACGTGCGCTACAATTAAGCGACTACGGAAAGTTCATTGTTAAGAGTTATCTGACAAATCGGACGGTTCAGATTGGAGAGATAAGAGTTTCATGCGCCaaatacaaaacaaagaaacatTTATGTGTACTTGTTCTAAATGCGGAACTGTCAAACAACTCGTCCAAAGCTTCCGCAAATAATTCATGAGGATGAAGTATACACAGTGAACCCGGATTATTTGGATTTGGGATTTgagtttcaaaattgaaaactttcgATTTTGGGGACGTGAACCGTGAAATGATTGGTACACTGCAATGATCAGTGAAGCCCAACAAATACAATAGTGTTACATTtgtattgaaatttttatgatttctttgttctctttttgcgttttcccaTGTGTCATCGCTCTAAacgaaatttacaattttttgagTCATTGGAGAATTTTGAAATACTCAAGACACTGATGAAGGGTTGCAAAGGTGTTTTGACCATCATCTAACCTTCGAGGAtcactgtttttttttggaaaattgtttGAACATGATTTGATGTTGAGATTTTTGGAACTGAATCGAATGAGTTGAAAACTTTTTGAAAACGGATCGTCCTTTGGGAATATGACAGTTTGGAAAAGTTTGTTGTGtgagattatttttaaaattctcgtTGCTTAAACTGCTAAAAACAGTTTACAAGTGTTGCAGTCTGTTATTTTAAGTCAAGGTTAAAGTTCTGTCTATTTTTGTACTTGGGGAAATgaacatttttcgaaaatgcGTCTCAGAAtacttttggaatttttttcatcaaCTTGTAGCTTTTTGACTTGGTTATTTCGAATTCTTATTTAACTTAACTCGAACAAAAACATTGATAAGAATagaaattttcgattttatcATTAACCTAGAAGTTTTTGAGTCagttagaaattttttaaactaaactaaaataattttgaattttattatcaactAGTTTTTGCTTGTTcctatatatttttatttgaacgttCGTGCAACTCTCAATTATTGCTACAGTACCTAATTTAAAGCAACTCAAATCCCTTAAAAATCGATTTACCTGACTTAACAAATTAAGAAAGTAACTGCGAATTAAGAAAGTAAAAGAAAGcagacaataaaataaattcacttCGTGTTTAGGATTGTAATGTGAGATGTGAGGTGACACGATCGCGCGCTGCTTACGATGAAACAGAAATAAGCGAATCGAGCTCACTACTACGCAATATACTCGAGACGGATTATTTGTTTTGCGGTGCTCCCTGGCGTAATTTCGTGGTGAAGCGAAGTGCAAAACACACTCGACGATTTTCTCATTGTAATAAACTTTGTTTGATGAAAATCGAtcgattattttttaagttaaGTGAATTCAAACAgagaaatagaaaaacaagaattgtaaaaacttttgaaattacttcaATGAacttcaatttgaaaatttgtttaaatgtcaaaattacaaacaGATAATCCAATTTGACTTAGATGTGTAGATTTACAACAGTTTGATGTAGTgtcagtatttttttttaattgtaattgttAAATCGAACCATCAAAACATTTCCAATTGCGGAATTTGCACTGTctgaaagtttttcaaaaatttatttacaacaaattatCTCTTAGAATAATTTTGTGATTTTGTAATCGATTTCCAATTCTTGTGACTCATTTataggattaaaaaaaattctaacgTAGACTATCgaagattaaattaaaattttatctatcCTATAAACTCttgaaagtttttcaaaaattattttacaagattttttttaaaacaattgtcaatgtcaaaattctcTCAAAGACCAGACTGTACCTACCACTCTAAAACCTTTCGTTTTGGAACACCTatatcgtaaaatctccctcGAATCCTCGAtcaagtttgaggttatgtcagtaattttcaaatgtcagaaaagtttcaggtgcaagcaaattttataccaGAAGACAAGACAATAATGACACTGCAAAATGCAACTGAACATATAGAGCTAAACAGGAAAATGGGAATTTCTTTAATGGGTAATATGAAGCAGTTTATTCAATTTCAGAATCTGATTCAACATTGTTTTTCCCTTTCTTTTCAGGAGTTTTGTAAAAGGTCTTGAAAAAATACCTGCAAtacatttaaaacaatcgtcAATATCAAAATTACCTGTACCACTCTAAAACCTTTCGTTTTGGAACACTTGTATCGAAAATCTCCCACGATCagatttgaggttatgtcagtaatttttcaaatgtttttctGTCTGCATTTCTTCACATAACCTAATCATAGCTAATTTTTCTGGTTGTGTTAGGGGCCGTCCTTGCTTTCGGAGACTcactttactttttattttaaatttgaacatAATTGCGGCTTGAGTAGCGCAAGCGCCTTCACATCAAAATGGCTGACatacaaatgacattttacgttgccaacctAATAACCAATAACTAGTGAgaacactgacaattgtttaaaaaaatgaactatacGAAGCTTTTAGAacaattttgtgatttttaaatcgattttaattgttttcatttaattacaaaattttattaatttttcccaTCTGGAAAATTTTGAGATTCGTAGAATAACTTCAGagtattattaaatattttgacaaattcacggtatatttaaaaaaatgtgttatcAACTGAAACAATCAAAATATCTCCAACTCAgggaattttgtttattctgtCTGGagctttttcaaaaattgcttCCCAACAAATTGCCTCGTGCCTTTTAGAATAACTTtgcaattttgtattttttcatagtATTTTTTGGCACTAACTCAAAGTTTATACctagcatttttttttaattcttcttaCTAAAACTTTATAACTGCCAACTGTCAgatctttaaaaaatcatttcggAATTTCTAATTCCATGTTTTTCCCAAATATTCTTCCGAAACCCAACGCGATAATTTTAGAATCAGTGGTCAAGGatgtttttagaaaaatctttAGTCTCAACTCTTTACTTATCTCAAGGTCCTTCACTCGTACTTCCTACTACGTAGTAGGTACTTTGCACTTCACTCTTCAAAATTTGTACCTTGTATCAAAATCTTATTTTCAAAACTTGAACAACCCTTTTTAAATCGCGATTTCTCTTTTCCCATTTTCCTCCACTTTACACAGCTTCCAATTCCATTTCAAACTTGCATTCTAAAACTCCTAGTCCTAGAATCATCGGAACTGTTCCACAAATAACTGTGACCCCGATGGTACGCTCGTTTGCACAAATGCAAAATCACAAAAGGTGCGACAACCGTGTTACAATTAGATCTGAGCCACGAAGCGACTCGATTCGATGATTGTCCAACAGCAACGCCCAACACTCTTCTAATTAGCGGTAATTACCAGCGATTAGAGAAGTCAACGTGGTGGGCGTAGAATTGTTCGGAAAACGTCAAGTCTGTGCGAACAGTTTCCGGTTCCTTCCGTTTTAACTATCGACTGGTAACTCGAGATAACGGACGTATTAAAAATAGATAAGAGAGAATCGCGGCGCTATCTCGAGAAAATAGTAGCGCGAACATGCGCTTTTGTAAGTCGGTCAAATGAGTAAATGCTCAGTTGATTTTCTCGATGGCTTCGGCGGTGACCAGAGTTGTGCACAGATGCGAGGACGCCCAAGAAACGCAAAATCTAGGTATGGCTGTCGTGCTTTATCTCGACTCTGCTCGAGGATTTGCTTGCGCAACGCGAAAGTTTGTTGGCGCAACAATGATGATTTTATGTAATCCGATGCGTCCGTAATTTCGATGAGAATTTGTATGAGTTTGGGGGGCGCCGTGTGGGTCCCAGCAGCGTGATGCTGACGTCGTCCTGTTGCAGATCTCTCCAACTGCCAGCTGATGCAAGTCCCTGACGCGGTGTACCACTTGATGCGGCACACCGAACTGAAAACCTGTGATTTAAGTGACAATGTGATTACGAAAATACCTCCCAAGTTCGCGGTCAAGTTCAATTCGATAACGGACTTGAACCTGTCCCACAACCAAATGTCCAAGCTGCCGGACGAGATCGCAGACTTGGGCTCGCTCGAAAGACTGGACATCTCGCACAACACCTTCATCTCGCTGCCCAGCTGCATCTTCAAGATTTCCAAGCTGCAGCAGCTGAACGCTAGCAACAACCACATCATAGGTAAGTGGCGGCGGCGGCAAGGGACGGGCTGACCTGTCGGGTTTCAGACGTCGAGGTGGAAGCGATGGAGGAGGCGCCCTCGTTGGAGGCGGTGGATCTCAGCCACAACCCCCTGGCGCCCAGGTGTCACGACCGACTGGCGGGGATCTCCAGGTTTAGGATAACGCTCACGCCGAGAGAGAAAGAGGACTGGGAGGATCTCACCATCTAGCAGGTCGCCGCCGTTTCGTTATCGAAGGTGCTTCAATTCGGACATCGGGTTGGGACAGACgtgcaataattttttcggAGCTCGGATGAAACACTCTTCGGTATTTTACTCTGGTGGCGAGTCCCAAAGCAGGGTGCTAATAAGTCTAAGGCCTGTGCAGTTAGTCTAATTTAAATATCGAaagtatttgtattttttataattgacaTTGTAGATTTTTTCAGGAAATTACTAATTGTAATGACGCGAGGCCCCACCTGACGTAGCTTTATTGTAATTTCATTCAAGGTTGGGGCTGGTGCGGTCTCCGGTACTCAGTTTGAGTGCCAGATGTGTGTATTATTTTGTACTGACACTGTGTTGTTCATATGATtgtatatttatattattaaaattatattttgtacTTATTTGACATCCTTATTTGGTTTTTCATCTAGTCATGTTGTGATCGGGATGCATAAGGTCCTCTGTAGTGTCTAGATGtctcccatttgaaaaaaatgtcaaataaaaaaattaaacgtgcagaattttcatttatacCTCTCCAAACAACACAaatcaaaaaagaaattgcagtattaaaaaaaactagctAGGCAACCAAGTATACACATAGCATATGCAGCAAACCGAATAATTGAGTATTTATTTATCCATTTTGTccatgtttaaaatttattttaaatattgggGGCCCAGATAGCCTTATGGAAATTTAAGCGTGCAAATAGTTTCCTCAGGGAATCAAAATCGGGCGAAACAGATATGGAAATTGCATTTTATGtctgacatttaaaattttgacagtttattttaaaaatcaagagtGTACTTTGTTCGTTACCAAGGAAACAAAACAGAAACAAGAGAAACTCTCGAAACGAACAACGCCGTTACTGTACCGGCGTGTTGTGAAGAatgtttccaaaaaattttgttaaaaaagtgTAAACCGGGCCACCAAATGGTAATTTGTAGTTTGTTAAGAAGTCAAATGATGAAATTGACAAATCAGTCGAAGGTGCGACTTCTCAAAATACCTACTGTGCGTTCCAAGGCTTACATGTGAGTttgatttataattattaatttcccagcctttattttgtaattgatTCGTTTAAAAGTGATTCCATAACTATGCACGCTGGCTGGAAGAATTTCTaagaaatcaaaatttgaTGGGGGAAGAGTCACAAATGTCCGAATCTGATTGGtccaaatatacaaaatggATTTTTGATATAACTTAAGAGAGTAATTGGAATCTTTGTACGTTAATTGTCGGAATTGAGTTTGAATCCTTTcaataaaatatcaaaacgTTGCTATAACATATTCTGGTAAGTGCaaggttattaaaaaaaaatattgttcttGCACATTGTCTTTGCCCTCTCTGTTTTACTGGACATGGTTGGATAACAACTAAAGCACTAAAATTCTTTTTCGTGCCTCCGGCCgaaatttggtaaattacagatctcgaaatcgtccagaaacacatgcattgccggcctagtccggctaaaagtagggatttcgagttgtcatcggtttctattggcatttgttatcagaattctatcaaacgtcaatgtttgttctgtggatggctcgttaaaaatgtttttctatttataacaacgtacctacaaactacaaagaagcaatatttaactaaaattaattaattaaattacgtttcgagccacttcttgaatatgggcaggtgtatttattacaacaaatgtttcaggaaaatgtcaaaaacaaaacaaattaattaaatctaataaatgtcaggaaacaagagcgatgttgattttaaaatttaaatgtttaaatgtaagtgttgccaacacaaaaaaggTCCCTAATactaattattaaaacaagtgctttaacttccatttaacaaaaatccgcagaagttggcatgaaaaattttgtgtatcacacgtccagaaactgttttgcgagcattcgtacttacaatactcgtctatcgactcgtattgcaaaccgtactcatgctcgcaaacgtgcagtttctggcctagtgatacaaataactattattataggagttttataagacaccatttttttgcacgcgttttttagagcacgaggagcgcagcgacgagtgctataaagcaaacaagtgtgacaaaatggcttataaaacgagtataatacaatattttttctattttgccccttaaatttaaaaaaagtcgaaaacataatgctaggaaaattatatttggcaaatataagggttggtaacgctggtaaatagacgagcaattgtaagttttgaatttaatgtGTCGTGAAATGCAGTGATCACCtagcaacaactcactatgagtcactgccaacaaaaaatttaagtaaatgttcctgaaacgcgtGTCGAAAAGActtccttttcgaaacccgtttgaatGTTATACGTTATACTGACTGTTTTATatgtgcaaaatagaaaaataactattattttttgtagaaatCTCCCTAATAGTAATATGGCCCGTGCAAATTGTATGCAGTCACAGTAAGTAGAGATGGCTGTGATGCAGTGGGAAGACGTTTCCTTGTCATTCAATATTCAAACGAGATACCGACTCGCAATTTTCGGCAGAAGAAGAAGTAACGGTCGAAGTTTCAATTAAAGAGAGAAAAATCGTAATTGAGTTCTCCAATCGCAGTCCAGGAGTGGGAAAATATGACACCATACCATTCTGTTCAATCGAAGAAACTATGACCCTACTTGCTCCAGACagttacattttaaaacttGAAAGAGGACAACAACTAAAATTTAAGTTTGGCACTCGTAGTGCAAGTAGTAGTAgtactaattttttataagtgtccagaaagaaaaatatacaaggtgttttttaatgattttatcTAGCTACCTATGAATTTTACATGTATAGTTggctcaagttgcaaaaaaccacttgtcatttgcaacagcatttcaatatttttaaaccaaataaaggcacaaaagggccagaaaatcatagtttggattgaatattttccatataagtacagttttaaagtaatttcaaatgactaatgccataaaaatgctgttgcaaatgcaaaatggtttttttgcaacttgagtcaactttaaaataaaaaataccgcCTTGTGAAAATAGtgataatatatttatttttaaacgtcAAACTGTAAAGATAGGtaattataatttgtaaaataataacgAATACAATTGAATGAATAGCAGGTTCCTTGGGAATAAAATTTACTAAGTAATTTATAAGAAGTGTTGAAAATGTCTATTTCgtttaatatttacaaaaacaattttatttttttttattaacaggTGACATATAACATTAATTTCAGTTTACTTAAAAATGATAGAGCGGCTCCGAAGAATTCACgtataaaaatattccaaagTTTACCAGatgaaaatcattaaaaaacaccctgtacctAAACTTTGTATGAAAATGAATCCATGAAAAGTTTTATGTGTAATTCTTTATTCTTTATGTGCGCACTTGTTTTTTTACAgattgtagttttttttttcagctcGGACTCCGGACAATCTGAGAGTTCTGTTTACTGAAGGTTTACTGTTACCTATTTCTTagtataattattatgtacctacctaattatttttttgaataaactaTTGAAAACATAATTTGCTTGGCCGAAATCGTATTCATCTTTGTGCTGAAGTAGCCCAACAGAAAAACTAAGCAAACAGgacgttataaattacgctcccgaaactgggcaaccctgcctgttaccggttacaaatccggaatgttcaggAGTATAACGAACAGGTCGTGGGCTTCGACtcggtttacaatgcgaaccacGAGTATCGCCGACTGAAGCTGAAAAATGGTGAGAACTgcccggagtacgggaaatgatacacaatcttccaactaatcgtttattcaGATTTCAACagtgaaaataatgaaataaatgaaatggAAAACAGACGTTTAACCGAACGAGTACCggcgaaacagtaaaaaaaaattctttagcGAAGGAGGAAGGGCGACTGATCCTACGTAAACGTCGCTATTCGCCTACGCCGCCCGCATAAGCGGAGAGGTCCTCCAAGTCCTTCCTCGctccaaaaaaattgaagttaaaattttttccTTCTGTAACGTCCGGAGAAGAACCACGCGCAAAAAATGATCGGTGAGCGCGATACACAATTCCTGGCGAGGTCGCTCACGGATTGATAAGCGTTCGTAAATATAAAAACCCGACGGACTTGAtaagcaaaattttttaaaattaaaaattattgaaatcacGCGCCTTACAACAAAACTGCAACTTTAACAGtcgaacaaattataaaatccTAAAcgcgaaaataaattaaatgaatacGATTGAAAACCATTCACCCGTCGAAATAATGAGTTGCgacaatggaaatttgacaatagTTAAATACAGTGATaaacgctcaattagttcgacggagtgacaaaatacaacaaaaattaggGAAGCCACGGCCTGGACGTGATGACGGGTATCACCCTTACTCCGGGACTCGGATCGGGTCGCTGCGAAGTCCAGGTTCCACCAGGAGAGCTTCGGGGACGACACGGTCCAGCAGACGCCGATGTGGGATTTGATCCGCTTTTGCGTTCGGTTCGGAGAACCTCTCGTGGTGAAGATCATAAATCCGCTCCTGCGATCTGACCTGGATTTCTTGGGAACTCGCTCCTCCAGTCTGCTTCGACTCCACCACGTCCACACCAGCACCTGCCGCACGCTAAACTACCCCCTACAACTCCCCTATTTGAACATTTGAAATATGCCACAGGCAAAAGGTCATGAAACTGCCTGCCGTCCCTGGTTCCCCCGATTTATAGCTTCCGCCCCCTCTatgcgcagatttttcggcggaagtccgtgtacgtttccgtcgcgatgggttctagaacattctagaaaaatcgcgaagatttacaaACGCGCGGCGGTTTAAATCGTAACAAAGCCTacgaaaatttgcaaaaagcTCAAAGTGCTACTATTGCAGTTAATCTGTCTTCGCCAatgaaacaataaaaagaccgataatattttcttttttaaaaggaAACAACGCCAACGAAATAGATAAATGCGCAGCAGAATTATTTGGACTATGGAAAATGAACAAATCTGATTCCACActgtaaaaaaaactttattcaaaaaaatattttcgtaacacctttataaaaataaatcttgtataataaaaacaCTTCTTAAACACCACCTGTAACATCCACAGTTGCACCGTGAACGTAAGAACTCCTGTCAGAAGCTAAAAACGCAATCACCTCTCCCACTTCTGCAAAATGATCACAATCAATTATTCACCCCCTTCAAGACTATTTCATGTACCTTCAGGTTTACCAAATCTCCccaaagaaattaattttaccaCTTTATCTTTAACTTTGTCTGGCACCGCGTCAGTCATTGGTGTTGCAATCATCCCTGGCAAAACACAATTCACCCTTATTCCAAATTTCCCAAACTCTTTGGCTGCTGTTTTGGTCAACCCTTCAACTCCAGCCTTACTAGCGCTATAATTCACCTGTCCCACATTACCATATTTGCCAGAGGTGCTTGCAATATTTATTATGGAAGCCCCTTCTATGCCATGGTCAATAATTGCATTAGAAAATGTTTGTATCACCATAAATGTCCCCTTAAATGATTGATTAAGATTGATTTGATTTTCACATTAAAAACTGTTACTTTGAGATTAATGTTGATCACATCATCAAAATCTGTGTGGCtcaattttaatagaaaattgtCTCTGGTTATGCCTGCTGAGTTAACTATAATTGATGGGGGCTTACTGAAATGTTCCAGTGTCGCTTTCAGTGCAGACTTGATGCTGCTCGCCTCTCCCACATCTAGCTCTAATGGGACATGGTCCTGATTGGTGGTTCGTGGGATTGTACTTACAGTATCTTTGGCACCATTCAGATTCTTATCTGCGGCGATTACCGACGCGCCTTCTCTCGCTAAGATTCTGCAAGTGGCACGCCCGATCCCGGAACCAGCCCCTTCAATTTTTACAATAGAAAATGTCAACTAAAATGGAGACAATACCTGTTACAAAAGCCAATTTACCAGCCAAGGTACCAGCTCCTGCCATTTTGTTCAAAGAGTGACCTCACATCGACGTGTTTACCGTTATCTTATCACCATTAGTGTTATTacttgcatttttatttcatatcaGAGccgaagtgaggttatgttgttgaTCGAAATCCAAGGTCAGATTTGACAAGTGTTATCAGGGGggtgaaacattaaaaaacagGTGTTCTGTGTCATTGTGAAGGTGAGACAAGTGTCATCAGGGGGGTGAAACAGACTACATTAAAAAGCACTGTCATTGTGAAGGTGAGACGTCACTTGTTTTTTCACAtaaccaataaaataaatcggACAAGATTGACGATGTCGAcgttgaaattgaaaaaattggtTGTTTTGGGGTCAATCGGGGTGACCAGCTTTATCGCGGGGTCGTATTTCGAGCGTAAAAGCGTCGACacacctaacctcaaaaactaCCCAGCGCTCCCCATTTTCGGAACTGTCTCTGCCGCCGCGCCTGTCTCACCCGTCCCGTCAGAGACCAACGTCAGCAGGATATCCCAGATCATGAAATACGGCTTTCCGGGCCTCGACAACATCCGATCCTTCGACAACTACGTTTTGAGCTACGACAAGAGGAACCGAGTGGCTCACTGGGTTTTCGAGCACATCACGCGCGAAAGCGCCAAACCGAACGAGGGGGTGGACAGGTCGCTGAGCGAGTTCAAACCCGACGAAAGCATCCACCCCTATTTCCGGTACTGGCGTGATTTTGCAATCGAGTAGAATTGTGACAGAGCGTTTCAGGTCACAAAACTCGGACTACTTGAAGTCTGGCTACGACCGGGGGCATCTAGCCGCCGCGGGGAATCACAGATCCAGTCAAAAACTGGTCGACCAGACTTTTTACCTGTCAAATATGGCCCCGCAAGTGGGAGTGGGGTTCAATAGAGACGCCTGGTGTAAACTGGAGAGGTACGTGAGGAGGCTGACCAGGACGTACGACAACGTGTACTGTTGCACCGGGCCGCTGTATTTACCCAGGTATGTTGAGTCGTCGGTCACGAGAGGGCGCTTTTCGCTGACGTCACAAACAGGAATGTCAATGTGAATTTTGCAGGAGAGAGGCTGACGGCAAGAATTATATCAAGTATGAAGTGATCGGGGCCAATCACGTGGCAGTGccgacacatttttttaaagttgtggTGTGTGAGGCTCCGGATGGCAGTCTTGTCATGGAGTCTTACGTGATGCCCAACCAGGTCATCAAAGACGATGTCCCTTTGGCCAGTTTTCAGGTTGGTAGACAGATATTTATTGATCCGTATTAATTGGTTTCGTCACAGGTCCCACCTGAAACAATCGAGAGAGCCGCGGGTCTCCTCTTTTTTGACAACGTCGCAAGAAGTAAGATTAGTAGAATTAACGGCAAGAAAAACTGAAACCAGTTTTATTGTCCCGACTGTTTTTTAACCAGAGTATTTTTACTGAAAGTTCCTGTCAATGTGATTATTTTTGTGTGAAAAGGCGTAATAAAGACGcgtagcttttttaagaatttatttaatacgaaaacaaaacaatatttgCAGAATTTAAATACTTGACAATAActtaaatcattttaattctacTAATGTTCCTATGCAGTATGCACACACGCAATCACAACCAGTCATCACGAGTTGGTGAACGAAGAAACACAATAAATAACGAATAGATCTTGACGGTAGCATTTTGAAATAATCATTGACGTGGTGAGATCTATG from Tenebrio molitor chromosome 8, icTenMoli1.1, whole genome shotgun sequence harbors:
- the Sclp gene encoding leucine-rich repeat-containing protein 20 isoform X1, with product MRPPAQYGDSIAAEAENEPDPRMVSMMICTRLAGRAVIRVVGRCNEAQGNNNLDLSNCQLMQVPDAVYHLMRHTELKTCDLSDNVITKIPPKFAVKFNSITDLNLSHNQMSKLPDEIADLGSLERLDISHNTFISLPSCIFKISKLQQLNASNNHIIDVEVEAMEEAPSLEAVDLSHNPLAPRCHDRLAGISRFRITLTPREKEDWEDLTI
- the Sclp gene encoding leucine-rich repeat-containing protein 20 isoform X2, with the translated sequence MASAVTRVVHRCEDAQETQNLDLSNCQLMQVPDAVYHLMRHTELKTCDLSDNVITKIPPKFAVKFNSITDLNLSHNQMSKLPDEIADLGSLERLDISHNTFISLPSCIFKISKLQQLNASNNHIIDVEVEAMEEAPSLEAVDLSHNPLAPRCHDRLAGISRFRITLTPREKEDWEDLTI
- the LOC138136666 gene encoding (3R)-3-hydroxyacyl-CoA dehydrogenase, encoding MAGAGTLAGKLAFVTGAGSGIGRATCRILAREGASVIAADKNLNGAKDTVSTIPRTTNQDHVPLELDVGEASSIKSALKATLEHFSKPPSIIVNSAGITRDNFLLKLSHTDFDDVININLKGTFMVIQTFSNAIIDHGIEGASIINIASTSGKYGNVGQVNYSASKAGVEGLTKTAAKEFGKFGIRVNCVLPGMIATPMTDAVPDKVKDKVVKLISLGRFGKPEEVGEVIAFLASDRSSYVHGATVDVTGGV
- the EndoG gene encoding endonuclease G, mitochondrial, translated to MSTLKLKKLVVLGSIGVTSFIAGSYFERKSVDTPNLKNYPALPIFGTVSAAAPVSPVPSETNVSRISQIMKYGFPGLDNIRSFDNYVLSYDKRNRVAHWVFEHITRESAKPNEGVDRSLSEFKPDESIHPYFRSQNSDYLKSGYDRGHLAAAGNHRSSQKLVDQTFYLSNMAPQVGVGFNRDAWCKLERYVRRLTRTYDNVYCCTGPLYLPRREADGKNYIKYEVIGANHVAVPTHFFKVVVCEAPDGSLVMESYVMPNQVIKDDVPLASFQVPPETIERAAGLLFFDNVARSKISRINGKKN